A single genomic interval of Zobellia nedashkovskayae harbors:
- a CDS encoding HAD family hydrolase, producing the protein MIKNIIFDFGDVFINLDKGIIFREMEKFGGSIDLTREMVALNGIYEVGEITSEEFIAQLQNQYPKASVIEIENIWNSMLLDFPEERLEFIENLAKEGAYRLFLLSNTNDLHITHVEQKMGSDRYNRFKSPFEKFYLSHEINLRKPNSEIYQFVLDENGLKAEETFFIDDTKENTDAAKKLGITCWNIQVGKEDIVQLKSKL; encoded by the coding sequence ATGATTAAGAATATTATTTTTGACTTTGGCGATGTATTCATCAATTTAGATAAAGGCATCATATTTCGCGAAATGGAAAAATTTGGTGGCTCTATAGATTTAACACGAGAAATGGTAGCGTTGAACGGTATTTATGAGGTTGGAGAAATCACCTCAGAAGAGTTTATAGCACAACTTCAGAACCAATACCCCAAAGCCAGTGTTATAGAAATTGAAAATATATGGAACTCCATGTTACTGGATTTTCCAGAAGAACGACTGGAATTCATTGAAAATCTTGCTAAAGAAGGCGCGTATAGACTCTTTCTATTAAGCAACACCAATGACTTGCATATTACGCACGTGGAACAGAAAATGGGTTCAGACAGGTATAATCGATTTAAAAGTCCATTTGAGAAATTCTATCTCTCCCATGAAATCAACCTTAGAAAACCGAACTCAGAAATCTATCAATTTGTTCTGGATGAAAACGGATTAAAGGCCGAAGAAACTTTTTTCATAGATGATACCAAAGAAAATACAGATGCCGCCAAAAAGCTAGGTATCACCTGCTGGAACATTCAAGTAGGTAAAGAAGATATCGTTCAATTAAAATCAAAACTATAA
- a CDS encoding bifunctional metallophosphatase/5'-nucleotidase: MNRRKFIRNTTASTALVGLGGLSLSSCLGDVKKHITILHTNDVHSHIDPFPTDHSEFPNLGGLARRATLVENIRKENPNTLLFDAGDIFQGTPYFNFYGGELEFKLMSLLKYDAATIGNHDFDNGIDGLLAQMPNADFEMINANYDFKNTVMDGQVKSYKTYTVDGIKIGVYGLGIELNGLVTKKLYKETEYNNPIEIAQDTERALKNEESCDLIVCLSHLGYEYKDKQKPHDIAMAAALEYTDLIIGGHTHTFLDKPTIVENKLGRNVLVNQVGCFGLNLGRIDFYFDGSKNSDASGVTINV; the protein is encoded by the coding sequence ATGAACAGAAGAAAATTCATTAGAAACACAACGGCTTCAACAGCGCTTGTTGGCTTGGGGGGACTTTCTTTAAGCTCTTGCCTGGGTGATGTAAAAAAACACATTACTATTTTACACACAAACGATGTACACAGCCACATAGACCCATTTCCTACAGATCATTCCGAGTTTCCTAATCTTGGTGGATTAGCAAGGAGAGCCACTTTGGTGGAGAACATTAGAAAAGAAAATCCGAATACATTACTTTTTGATGCAGGTGATATTTTTCAGGGCACGCCTTATTTTAATTTTTATGGCGGAGAGTTAGAATTTAAGCTCATGAGTCTGCTAAAATACGATGCTGCTACTATCGGAAACCATGATTTTGACAATGGTATTGATGGTTTATTGGCTCAGATGCCCAATGCCGATTTTGAGATGATCAACGCCAATTACGATTTTAAAAATACGGTTATGGACGGTCAAGTTAAATCCTATAAAACTTATACTGTTGACGGAATTAAAATAGGAGTTTACGGTTTAGGTATTGAATTAAATGGCCTTGTCACCAAAAAACTGTACAAAGAAACGGAATACAACAATCCTATTGAAATTGCACAGGACACCGAGCGCGCATTAAAAAACGAAGAAAGTTGTGACCTTATCGTCTGCCTATCTCATTTAGGTTACGAATACAAAGACAAACAAAAGCCACATGACATTGCAATGGCTGCCGCTCTTGAATACACTGATTTAATTATTGGCGGGCATACCCATACTTTTCTTGACAAACCAACTATTGTAGAAAACAAATTAGGAAGAAATGTTTTGGTTAATCAAGTAGGTTGTTTTGGTCTTAACCTTGGAAGAATAGACTTCTACTTTGATGGTTCAAAAAACAGTGATGCTTCCGGTGTAACTATAAATGTATAA
- a CDS encoding GNAT family N-acetyltransferase: protein MGAVNIRNIRKEDNEQIATLIRKVLVDLGAPKVGTAYADVTLDQMFENYDKPRAAYFVVEENETILGCAGISQLENSKDNICELQKMYFLEEARGRGIGSEMLQKCLEKAKEFNFEKIYLETMPYMKAAQKLYAKMGFEYIDKPLGDTGHYSCPVYMLAKL, encoded by the coding sequence ATGGGTGCAGTGAACATTCGTAACATAAGAAAAGAGGATAACGAGCAAATAGCAACGTTGATTCGTAAGGTATTAGTGGATTTAGGTGCGCCAAAAGTAGGCACTGCTTACGCAGATGTAACGCTTGATCAAATGTTCGAAAATTATGATAAACCACGTGCGGCATATTTTGTTGTAGAAGAAAATGAAACTATTTTGGGCTGCGCCGGAATTTCTCAATTAGAGAACAGCAAGGACAATATTTGCGAACTGCAGAAAATGTATTTTTTAGAGGAAGCAAGAGGACGAGGGATTGGTTCTGAAATGTTGCAGAAATGTCTTGAGAAGGCAAAGGAATTCAATTTTGAAAAAATCTATTTGGAAACCATGCCTTACATGAAAGCAGCTCAAAAGCTTTATGCAAAAATGGGATTTGAGTATATAGATAAGCCGTTGGGAGATACGGGTCATTATTCATGTCCAGTGTATATGCTCGCTAAATTATAA
- a CDS encoding outer membrane protein assembly factor BamD, translating into MRLIVPILLLALISQSCSEYQKVLKNEDVKPKYDLAQKFYEEGDMKRANRLFEQIAPKYVGKPQGERVMFFLADTYFQRKDYNMAGYQFERFVKSYSKSDKVAEASFLGAKSYFKLSPVYSLDQTDTDKALGKLQLFINSYPDSEYFSEANAMAKELTTKKEHKAYEIAKQFNKLGQFDFTFLTPAVAAFDNFISDFPGSVYREDAMFYRFESASRFALNSFERLQEERLKEAIADYNTFKKQFPESEHADEAEKILEKVKLELQGFTQAKEAK; encoded by the coding sequence ATGAGGTTAATTGTCCCTATCTTACTACTCGCTTTGATTTCACAGTCATGTAGCGAATATCAAAAGGTGCTTAAAAATGAAGATGTTAAGCCTAAATATGATCTAGCTCAGAAATTCTATGAAGAAGGTGATATGAAAAGGGCCAATCGTCTTTTTGAACAAATTGCACCTAAATATGTGGGTAAACCTCAGGGCGAACGTGTAATGTTCTTCTTGGCAGATACGTATTTTCAAAGAAAAGATTACAATATGGCGGGCTATCAGTTCGAACGTTTTGTGAAATCTTACTCTAAGAGTGATAAAGTGGCAGAAGCTTCTTTTTTAGGAGCAAAGAGTTATTTTAAGCTTTCACCGGTATATTCTTTGGACCAAACGGATACAGATAAAGCATTGGGAAAATTGCAGTTGTTTATTAACTCATATCCTGATTCGGAATATTTTTCTGAGGCCAATGCCATGGCAAAAGAGTTAACGACCAAGAAAGAGCACAAAGCTTACGAAATAGCCAAGCAGTTCAATAAATTAGGTCAATTTGATTTTACGTTTCTAACGCCTGCAGTAGCAGCGTTTGATAACTTTATATCGGATTTCCCTGGATCTGTTTATCGTGAAGATGCAATGTTTTACAGATTCGAATCGGCTTCCCGATTTGCGTTGAATAGTTTTGAAAGGTTACAAGAAGAGCGTTTAAAAGAGGCTATCGCCGATTATAACACGTTTAAAAAACAGTTTCCAGAATCAGAACATGCCGATGAGGCAGAAAAGATACTTGAAAAAGTAAAATTAGAATTACAGGGTTTTACCCAAGCTAAAGAAGCAAAATAA
- the prmC gene encoding peptide chain release factor N(5)-glutamine methyltransferase gives MVLKEIKNIYHKELDELYAKEEVDSFFYLLIEHYLKLQRFVLALQPNLTLTKEEEQPLFEALSGLKLQRPVQYIIGSTNFMDLYFEVNENVLIPRPETEDLIRWIVEKVKTNQPERKSGLRILDIGTGSGCIAITLAKLLPDAKIFALDVSKKALEIAKRNAERNALKVEFVHADILNFDGFASNFDVIVSNPPYVREMEKREMHKNVLEHEPELALFVSDENPLVFYKAITEMAKQNLSEKGLLFFEINQYLAKETEALLHQHNFIEIEVRKDIFGNDRMTKGILG, from the coding sequence ATGGTCTTAAAAGAAATAAAGAATATTTATCACAAAGAGTTAGATGAATTATATGCAAAAGAGGAGGTAGATAGTTTCTTTTATCTGCTTATAGAGCATTACCTTAAGTTGCAGCGTTTTGTTTTGGCCTTGCAGCCTAATCTAACTTTGACAAAAGAGGAGGAACAGCCGCTTTTTGAGGCCTTATCAGGACTTAAGTTACAACGGCCTGTTCAATATATAATAGGAAGTACAAATTTCATGGACCTTTATTTTGAGGTAAACGAGAATGTACTTATTCCTAGACCGGAAACGGAAGACCTTATTCGCTGGATTGTAGAGAAGGTTAAAACCAATCAGCCAGAAAGAAAATCAGGATTACGAATTTTAGATATTGGAACAGGGAGTGGATGTATTGCTATTACATTGGCGAAACTTTTACCCGATGCCAAAATTTTTGCGCTGGATGTTTCTAAAAAAGCGCTGGAAATAGCTAAAAGGAATGCAGAACGAAACGCCTTAAAAGTCGAGTTTGTTCATGCCGATATTTTGAATTTCGATGGATTTGCTTCAAATTTTGATGTTATAGTCTCTAATCCTCCTTATGTTAGAGAGATGGAAAAGAGAGAAATGCATAAAAACGTGTTGGAACATGAACCTGAATTAGCGCTTTTTGTTTCAGATGAAAATCCATTGGTATTTTATAAAGCGATAACGGAAATGGCGAAACAGAATCTATCAGAGAAAGGATTGCTTTTTTTTGAAATCAATCAATATTTAGCAAAAGAAACGGAAGCACTTTTACATCAACATAATTTTATAGAAATTGAAGTCCGAAAAGATATATTTGGTAACGACCGAATGACAAAGGGCATTTTGGGGTGA
- a CDS encoding 5'-nucleotidase C-terminal domain-containing protein: MVLKIKHFVIFITIAFLYSCGEQQPSLQKIDAKQIVIDSSLTTTGSIETLVKPYRERINHVLDSTLAYAPYPISKTDGELNTTAGNLMADIVLSEANPIFKSRTGHTIDLVLLNHGGIRSLISKGNVSSRTAFEVMPFENSIVVAELKGSSILKMASYLRDSGRAHPIAGLQLTLDAENEIQSISIQGKPLEEDRTYYVATSNYLVNGGDSMVFFEDAVNITNTDYLIRNAMIDYFKKIDTLKPVIDNRFIKLD, from the coding sequence ATGGTTTTAAAAATAAAACACTTTGTTATATTTATAACAATTGCTTTTTTGTATTCCTGTGGTGAGCAACAGCCCAGCCTTCAAAAGATAGATGCAAAACAGATTGTTATAGACAGTTCATTAACAACTACCGGGTCTATTGAAACCTTGGTAAAGCCCTATCGTGAAAGGATAAACCACGTTCTTGACAGCACATTGGCCTACGCTCCCTACCCTATTTCAAAAACAGACGGAGAGCTAAATACCACAGCAGGAAACCTAATGGCCGATATTGTCTTATCTGAAGCCAACCCTATATTTAAATCAAGAACAGGACACACCATTGACCTTGTCTTATTGAATCATGGAGGTATTCGGTCCTTAATTTCCAAAGGAAATGTTTCTTCACGTACTGCTTTTGAAGTCATGCCTTTTGAAAATTCTATAGTAGTAGCTGAGCTTAAAGGCAGTTCTATATTGAAAATGGCGTCCTATTTGAGAGATTCCGGTCGTGCTCATCCAATAGCTGGATTACAACTAACATTAGACGCAGAAAATGAAATTCAGTCTATCTCCATCCAGGGCAAGCCTTTGGAAGAAGATAGAACCTATTATGTAGCAACATCAAACTATTTGGTAAACGGAGGTGACAGCATGGTCTTTTTTGAAGATGCTGTAAACATTACGAACACTGATTATTTGATTAGAAATGCCATGATTGACTATTTTAAGAAAATAGACACGCTTAAACCTGTTATTGATAATAGATTTATTAAACTGGATTAG
- the dapA gene encoding 4-hydroxy-tetrahydrodipicolinate synthase, whose product MKQLIGTGVALVTPFKTDFSVDIDALHRIVNYCVDGGVDYLVVLGTTGESVTLTKEEKQLVIDTVTIANAGRLPLVVGVGGNNTVAVIEELQKLDLTNFDAVLSVSPYYNRPTQEGIFQHFKAIAQVSAKPIILYNVPGRTGSNMLPETVVRLATEVENIVGIKDASGDMIQLQELIKDCPKDFHVISGDDFTALATVLAGGSGVISVLGQGLPSEFSRMIRSGLDRNVDDAYRQHYELQEGMGLIFQEGNPAGIKTIFEILGLAGATVRLPLIEASDSLKKNIADFVKPFKVFA is encoded by the coding sequence ATGAAGCAATTAATTGGTACAGGTGTGGCTTTGGTCACTCCGTTCAAAACAGATTTTTCGGTAGACATAGATGCGTTGCATCGTATTGTGAACTATTGTGTGGACGGCGGTGTAGATTATTTGGTAGTATTGGGTACTACTGGTGAATCCGTAACACTTACCAAAGAAGAGAAACAATTGGTTATAGATACCGTAACCATTGCCAATGCAGGTAGATTACCTTTGGTAGTAGGCGTGGGCGGTAATAATACGGTTGCCGTAATTGAAGAATTGCAGAAACTAGACCTTACTAATTTTGATGCTGTGCTATCGGTATCTCCTTATTATAACAGACCTACTCAAGAAGGGATTTTCCAACACTTTAAGGCTATTGCCCAAGTGTCTGCAAAACCCATAATCCTTTATAACGTACCGGGAAGAACGGGAAGTAATATGCTTCCGGAAACTGTTGTTCGTTTGGCTACAGAGGTCGAGAATATTGTTGGAATAAAAGATGCATCTGGTGATATGATTCAGTTGCAGGAATTAATTAAAGATTGTCCAAAAGACTTTCATGTGATTTCTGGTGATGATTTTACCGCTTTAGCTACTGTTTTAGCAGGAGGTTCCGGTGTTATTTCTGTTTTAGGTCAAGGACTTCCTTCAGAATTCTCTAGAATGATTCGTTCTGGTTTAGACCGAAATGTAGATGACGCTTACCGACAACATTACGAACTTCAAGAAGGCATGGGATTAATTTTTCAGGAAGGTAACCCTGCTGGGATAAAAACTATATTTGAGATATTAGGTTTAGCTGGTGCTACAGTTAGACTTCCGCTCATAGAAGCTTCCGATAGTCTCAAAAAGAACATCGCCGACTTTGTAAAACCTTTTAAGGTTTTTGCATAG
- a CDS encoding GNAT family N-acetyltransferase gives MVRIERTTYKNEHFAGLVAKLDAYLSNTDGDEHDFYHQYNGIESLNHVVIAYLKDVAVGCGAIKEFDSDSVEVKRMYVSPETRGQGIASLLLKELEEWATELKYKNCILETGKRQPEAIALYSKNEYQVIPNYGQYKGMENSVCFKKGLT, from the coding sequence ATGGTTAGAATTGAACGAACCACATACAAAAACGAACATTTCGCGGGTCTGGTTGCCAAACTAGATGCCTATTTAAGTAATACCGATGGTGATGAGCACGACTTTTATCATCAATACAACGGAATAGAAAGCCTAAATCACGTGGTCATTGCTTATTTAAAGGATGTAGCAGTAGGATGTGGAGCCATAAAAGAGTTCGATTCAGATTCGGTAGAAGTAAAACGCATGTACGTTTCCCCCGAAACCCGAGGCCAAGGAATTGCCTCTTTACTTTTAAAAGAATTGGAAGAATGGGCAACTGAACTAAAATATAAGAATTGCATTCTAGAAACAGGCAAACGCCAACCAGAAGCTATAGCTCTTTACAGCAAAAATGAATACCAAGTCATACCTAATTATGGTCAATATAAGGGTATGGAAAATAGTGTCTGTTTTAAGAAAGGCCTAACCTAA
- a CDS encoding DUF6913 domain-containing protein, with translation MFKGIKDKFKHKSGVKFLKQELAKDPPVIERSKGITSIGCIVDLDDFDDANQFYGFVEDYNLRPNAVKIIGYKSYYDKNSPYSTPVFSDKDLGWNGAIENSYALEFLSREYDLLVNYYTSDNLLLQLMSVKTKARFRVGFKEVDLIYNDLIMDSPLKEFKTFKTELKKYLGVLNEIE, from the coding sequence ATGTTTAAGGGAATAAAAGATAAGTTCAAGCACAAATCGGGCGTTAAATTTCTGAAACAAGAGTTGGCCAAAGATCCGCCGGTAATTGAAAGAAGTAAAGGTATTACTTCCATAGGTTGCATTGTAGATTTAGACGACTTTGATGATGCAAACCAATTTTATGGGTTTGTAGAGGATTATAATTTACGACCGAATGCGGTAAAAATTATTGGTTATAAAAGTTATTACGACAAGAATTCGCCATATTCTACCCCTGTATTTTCCGATAAGGACCTTGGGTGGAATGGAGCTATAGAAAATAGTTATGCATTAGAATTCTTAAGTAGGGAGTATGATTTACTCGTAAACTATTATACCAGCGATAATTTATTATTGCAGTTGATGAGCGTTAAAACAAAAGCCCGATTTCGTGTAGGTTTCAAAGAGGTGGATCTCATATATAATGATTTGATAATGGATTCGCCATTGAAAGAATTTAAGACCTTTAAAACGGAGCTTAAAAAATATCTTGGCGTTTTAAACGAAATTGAATAA
- the ligA gene encoding NAD-dependent DNA ligase LigA: MQIKEQIESLRQELREHNHNYYVLDNATISDYEFDTKLKELQALEAKHPEFYDASSPTLRVGGGVTKNFETVVHNERMYSLDNSYSKEDLEDWEKRMQRILGDAEVEFVCELKYDGASISITYEDGKLVRAVTRGDGFQGDDVTTNVKTIKSVPLQLKGDYPPKFDIRGEIVLPFEGFAQMNAERIENGEDPYMNPRNTASGSLKLQDSAAVAQRPLDCLLYSIVGQNTGITSQWQMLEKAREWGFKVPEVAKLSRSTDEVMAFVNQWDSGRHNLPYETDGVVVKINSIQHQDELGFTSKSPRWAMAYKFKAEQVSTLLNEITYQVGRTGSITPVANLEPVLLAGTTVKRASLHNADQIAKFDIREGDTVFVEKGGEIIPKIVGVDFEKRPQDSKPTEYITHCPECHEPLVRTEGDAKHYCVNYYGCPPQITGRIQHFISRKAMDIEGLGSETVELLYKEGLIDNYADLYTLTKEQVLPLERMAEKSAENLVKGVAESVKIPFERVLFGLGIRFVGETVAKKLARAYKNIDALMDASEESLVAVDEIGGRIASSVVEFFNNENNREIIARLKAYGLQFSLSEEQLENQTDKLKGLTIVVSGVFETVSRNELKKIIESNGGKVGSSISSKTAYLVAGDKMGPSKRAKAESLNVPIVTEGEFLELVE; encoded by the coding sequence ATGCAGATAAAAGAACAAATAGAGTCCCTTCGTCAAGAACTACGAGAGCATAACCATAATTACTACGTGCTTGACAACGCTACCATATCCGATTATGAGTTTGATACCAAACTAAAAGAATTACAGGCACTTGAAGCCAAACATCCGGAATTTTATGATGCAAGTTCGCCAACTTTACGTGTTGGGGGTGGGGTTACCAAAAATTTTGAAACAGTAGTGCATAATGAGCGCATGTACTCGTTAGATAATTCTTATTCAAAAGAAGACCTTGAGGATTGGGAAAAGCGTATGCAGCGCATTTTGGGCGATGCAGAAGTGGAGTTTGTTTGTGAATTGAAGTATGATGGAGCTTCTATTAGTATTACCTACGAAGATGGAAAATTGGTGCGAGCTGTTACTCGTGGTGATGGTTTTCAAGGAGACGACGTAACCACGAACGTAAAAACCATAAAGTCGGTGCCATTACAATTAAAAGGTGATTACCCACCAAAATTTGATATCAGAGGAGAAATTGTATTGCCTTTTGAAGGTTTTGCGCAAATGAATGCCGAGCGTATTGAAAATGGGGAGGACCCTTATATGAATCCTAGAAATACGGCTTCTGGAAGTTTAAAATTACAGGATAGTGCAGCGGTCGCTCAAAGACCTTTAGACTGTCTTTTATATAGTATCGTAGGTCAGAATACAGGCATAACTTCACAATGGCAGATGCTTGAAAAAGCAAGAGAATGGGGATTTAAAGTCCCTGAAGTTGCAAAATTGAGCCGTTCAACAGATGAAGTAATGGCATTTGTAAACCAATGGGATTCAGGACGGCATAATTTGCCATATGAAACGGATGGGGTAGTGGTAAAAATAAACAGTATCCAGCATCAAGATGAATTGGGTTTTACCTCAAAATCGCCACGTTGGGCCATGGCTTACAAATTTAAGGCAGAGCAGGTTTCAACGCTGCTTAACGAAATCACGTATCAAGTAGGGCGTACAGGTTCAATAACTCCGGTGGCTAACCTGGAGCCAGTGCTTTTGGCGGGAACCACCGTAAAAAGGGCGTCGTTACACAATGCCGATCAGATTGCAAAATTTGATATTCGTGAAGGTGATACCGTTTTTGTTGAAAAGGGAGGAGAAATCATACCAAAAATAGTTGGTGTAGATTTTGAAAAGCGTCCTCAAGATTCAAAACCAACGGAATATATTACGCATTGTCCGGAGTGTCATGAACCTTTGGTACGTACAGAAGGCGATGCAAAACACTATTGCGTGAATTATTATGGTTGTCCTCCGCAGATTACTGGACGAATTCAACATTTTATATCCCGTAAGGCAATGGATATAGAGGGCTTGGGAAGTGAGACCGTAGAACTTCTTTATAAAGAAGGACTCATAGATAATTACGCAGATTTATACACGCTGACCAAAGAACAAGTTTTGCCTTTGGAAAGAATGGCGGAGAAGTCTGCCGAAAACTTGGTAAAGGGTGTTGCGGAGTCTGTTAAGATTCCTTTTGAACGTGTTCTTTTTGGCTTGGGCATTCGCTTTGTTGGTGAAACGGTAGCTAAGAAACTAGCCAGAGCTTATAAAAATATTGATGCGTTAATGGATGCCTCCGAAGAAAGTCTGGTAGCTGTTGATGAAATTGGTGGGCGTATTGCGAGTTCTGTTGTAGAGTTTTTTAATAACGAAAATAACCGTGAGATTATAGCCCGTTTAAAAGCTTATGGTTTACAATTTTCCCTTTCCGAGGAGCAATTGGAAAACCAAACGGATAAACTAAAAGGACTCACTATTGTGGTTTCTGGGGTGTTCGAGACCGTAAGCCGTAATGAACTCAAGAAAATCATTGAAAGTAATGGCGGTAAAGTAGGTTCAAGCATATCCTCAAAAACAGCTTATCTGGTAGCTGGTGACAAAATGGGGCCAAGCAAACGAGCCAAAGCAGAATCACTTAATGTACCCATCGTTACTGAAGGTGAATTTCTAGAATTGGTAGAATAA
- a CDS encoding DMT family transporter, whose translation MASLALSILASSLIFIIFKLYTRFKVNTLFAIVTNYFVASSVGLMRYKGETSFFEVPEKPWFLGTFILGILFIVVFNLMAIASQKVGVAVTSVATKMSFVIPVIFGILLYNEELGPIKVIGILLALAAVYFAALKESAIKFKKSALILPALVFLGSGVIDASLKYLQEIHIKEEDYPIFSATVFASAAFIGLLITVFKAAEFRAKYNINTLIGGIALGVVNYFSIYFLLKALQNDTLNSSSVFTINNVAIVMFTTLLGIILFEEKISPKNWGGIALAVTSIILVAFG comes from the coding sequence ATGGCGTCACTTGCCTTGAGCATATTGGCTTCTAGCCTCATCTTCATTATTTTTAAACTATACACCCGGTTTAAGGTCAATACGCTTTTTGCAATTGTCACTAACTACTTTGTGGCTTCTAGTGTTGGCCTTATGCGCTATAAAGGAGAAACAAGCTTTTTTGAAGTGCCAGAAAAACCCTGGTTCTTGGGCACGTTTATTCTAGGTATTCTTTTTATTGTTGTTTTTAACCTAATGGCCATAGCGTCACAAAAAGTAGGCGTTGCAGTAACCTCAGTAGCTACAAAGATGTCTTTTGTAATCCCCGTTATTTTTGGCATACTACTTTATAATGAAGAACTAGGTCCTATTAAAGTAATTGGCATTTTATTAGCCCTTGCTGCGGTCTACTTTGCGGCCTTAAAAGAATCTGCGATAAAATTTAAAAAGTCAGCGCTTATTTTACCCGCATTAGTATTCTTAGGCTCTGGCGTTATTGACGCCAGTTTAAAGTACCTACAAGAAATACACATTAAAGAAGAAGATTATCCTATTTTTTCTGCCACAGTATTTGCCTCGGCTGCATTTATAGGGCTTTTAATCACGGTTTTTAAAGCGGCTGAATTTAGAGCCAAATACAATATAAACACCTTAATAGGAGGTATTGCATTGGGCGTGGTAAATTATTTTTCCATTTACTTCCTTCTTAAAGCCTTACAAAATGACACATTGAACAGTTCTTCTGTATTTACAATAAACAACGTGGCAATAGTAATGTTCACTACGCTTTTAGGCATCATTTTGTTTGAAGAAAAAATAAGTCCTAAAAATTGGGGCGGTATTGCTTTGGCAGTAACCAGTATAATTTTAGTTGCTTTTGGTTGA
- the ribD gene encoding bifunctional diaminohydroxyphosphoribosylaminopyrimidine deaminase/5-amino-6-(5-phosphoribosylamino)uracil reductase RibD — protein MLNNKTLPQNTFSKDEAYMLRCLEIAKNGLGTTAPNPMVGAVIVHEDKIIGEGFTSPYGGPHAEVNAINSVADKELLKHATIYVTLEPCSHHGKTPPCADLIAKHGIPRVVIGLIDPHTKVAGKGIEKLKNAGSNVITGCLEKECREHHRRFLTFQEKKRPYIILKWAQTADGFIAPKKEERATNPEPYWITGPYSRQLVHKWRSEEQSILVGTNTVLEDNPKLDVRLYTGKNPIRIVLDRKLKISADYNILDGSIPTLVLTDMVDTPLLKENAAYRQIDFKGDIAQQICEVLYKENITSVLIEGGTQTLQTFINSGLWDEARIFTGDSQFKTGILAPELKGKIISTKSIDKDTLKIYGND, from the coding sequence ATGTTGAACAACAAAACCCTTCCACAAAACACTTTTTCCAAAGATGAAGCTTACATGCTTCGTTGCTTGGAAATAGCTAAAAATGGCTTGGGAACCACTGCTCCTAACCCTATGGTAGGTGCCGTAATCGTTCATGAAGACAAAATTATTGGTGAGGGTTTCACGAGTCCGTACGGTGGACCACATGCCGAAGTGAACGCCATAAACTCAGTTGCGGACAAAGAACTACTTAAGCATGCTACTATTTACGTTACTCTGGAACCATGTTCACACCACGGTAAGACTCCGCCTTGCGCTGATTTAATTGCCAAACATGGTATTCCAAGAGTTGTAATTGGTCTTATAGACCCACATACAAAAGTAGCTGGCAAAGGAATAGAAAAACTTAAAAATGCAGGAAGTAACGTAATAACTGGTTGCTTAGAAAAAGAATGCAGAGAACACCACCGTCGTTTTCTTACATTTCAAGAAAAGAAACGTCCTTATATCATTCTAAAATGGGCCCAAACAGCCGATGGTTTTATCGCGCCCAAAAAAGAAGAACGGGCTACTAATCCAGAACCCTATTGGATCACTGGTCCGTATTCGCGACAGCTTGTACATAAATGGCGAAGTGAAGAACAAAGTATTCTGGTTGGTACTAATACCGTGCTGGAAGACAATCCCAAATTGGATGTACGCTTATACACCGGGAAAAACCCAATACGCATTGTATTGGACAGAAAACTCAAAATAAGCGCTGATTATAATATATTGGACGGAAGCATACCTACTCTGGTCTTAACAGACATGGTAGATACGCCTCTGCTAAAAGAAAATGCAGCCTACCGCCAAATTGATTTTAAAGGAGATATAGCGCAACAAATTTGCGAGGTGCTTTATAAAGAGAATATCACTAGCGTTCTAATAGAAGGCGGAACCCAAACCTTGCAAACTTTCATTAATTCTGGTTTATGGGATGAGGCTAGAATTTTTACGGGCGATAGTCAATTTAAGACAGGTATACTAGCACCAGAACTCAAAGGAAAAATTATTAGTACGAAATCTATTGACAAGGACACCTTAAAAATATACGGTAATGATTAA